GTCCGTATATGAAGGTAAGCATTGGCGTTGTTAGTAAAGAAAGTAATCCTATTAAAAGCGTTGATGACTTAAAAGGCAAAACTTTGCTTATCAATAAAGGAACAACTTCGGATCTATATTTCACTAAAAACAAACCAGACGCAAAGATATTAAAATTTGATCAAATCGCTGAGACTTTAGCTGCTATGCTTGATGGTAGGGGCGATGCGTTAGCACATGATAATGTATTTTTATTTGCCTGGGCAAAAAATAATCCTGGACATGTAGTTGCTATTGAGGCTTTAGGAAATGAAGATGTTATTGCTCCAGCTGTTAAAAAAGGCAACAAAGAGCTTCTAAATTGGCTAAATGAGCTAATCGCAAAGCTTGAGAGTGAGAAATTTTTCGCTGCTGCTTATGATAAAACTATTCGCCCAGTTTATGGTGATGATATCAATCCAGCAAGTGTTTTGATAGAAAAATAAATATGATTTCTTAAATTTATAAAAGTTGTATAAATTTAACTTAGCCCCAAAGCGGGGCTAATGAAAAAGGAGTTTTTAAAATGGTTTTTAAAAATTAAAAGTCATATCTATAACTTAACCAAAAATTTCGTCTATCTGTAAAATCGCTATACTCGTTTGTATAAGTTGGAACTATTTCTCCATATCCATTTCTTCTATTTCCAGTGTGAACTGGCTCGATATACTCTTTATCAAAGATATTATTTACTACGAAATTTATAGTTTGGTTCTCATTGATTTTATACTGCATTCCTAAATCAAACGCGTAAAAATCCTTATATTTTGGCACATTTTTCTTACCTCTTCCTGTATTTATGTGATCAAGCCTAGCTCTAGCTTTAAAAAACGCACTAAAATAGCCTATTTCATAGTTGATTTTTGCCATTGCAACTTGCCTTGGAACATCGCCTATGACATCTCCGTAGTTTTTACCACTTGTTTTATTTTTCTTATCGATATAGGTGTAACTTGCATCAAAGCTAAATCCATTAAATTTAGCAGTATTTATGCCTATTTCTATACCTTTTGTCTGAGTTTTATTTAAGTTTTGCATACTTCTACAAACAAAGCTGTTTCCATCGCAAATTCCATGACCTGCATTTGTTCCATTAGGGACATTATGCACAGATTTTATCTCATCTTTAAAGTCAGTTATAAAGCCAGTTAGCGAGATATTCATAATATCAGGAATGTTAATATTCATACCTAGTTCGTAGTTTATGCTACTTTCGGGTTTTAAATCAGGATTTCCAAAGGTCGCAGAATCACCTGATAATGCAGCTAAGCCCTTGTTTAAATCTTTTGGACTTGGAGTTTTATACCCTTTTGCAACGCCACCTTTTAGGGTTAGATAATCATTTGCATGATAGACTAAATAAACCCTTGGAACTATTTCTGAACCAAAAATATCATTATAAAGATATCTAAGACCTGTTGTAAAGATCAAATCATTAGTTATAAGCCACTCATTTTCAGCATAAACGGCTAAGTTTTTTTGAGATTTTGTCCCTTCAAATGAGACAACATTACTTACTTTTCTATCATAAAGTTCTTCTTTATCAAATCTTAATCCAAAAGTTGTGATAAAATCACCCCACGACCCAACGCTAAATGGAAGTACCGCCTTGCTTTCAGCAGTGTACATTTTACTATCAAAGCCCTTAAACGAGCCACTTCCATACATGTGGTTGTATTGTAAATACGAATTTGTTGAGCCCCAGTTGTAAGTTCCATCGTGATTTAATACAAAAGTATCTTTTTGTGTTTTATAATAAAACGGTCTTGCACCTTGAGCAACCCCATTTACTGGCTTCATCGCGACACTTCCGCCAGCTTTTTTAGTAATTATCTCATTTGTTGTATGGTCATAATCTAAATAAAAATGGTTATTTTCATTTAAAGAGTAGTCCAGCCTTAAGCCAAAGTTTAAGTTTTTATACTCACCTGGTCCGCCATAAGCCTTTTCTATCTCTCTTGCACTGCTTGGAACTCCAGGCCATTTTACATCGTTTTGTTCTTTTGTATAATAGCCAAATCTAAGCCCAAAAGATAGCACATCATCAATCACAGGCGTTGATGCAAAAGCACTTGTTCCCCAGCTGTTTCCATACTCGGAGTGCTGTTGCAAACCACCCTCTACTTGAATGGACCCAGTTGGTTTATTTGGGTGCTTTTTAGTGATGATATTTACAACACCACCAACTGCTTCTGAGCCATAAAGCGTTGAAGCAGGACCCTTTATAACCTCAACTCTTTCTATCATACCAACTGGTGGCATAAAAGCTGACGCAGTTGCATCCATTCCGTTAGAATACATCCCATCAACTGCATTTTGCCTTTTTCCATCGATTAAAATAAGAGTATATTTTGGACCAAAGCCTCTTATATTAAACGATCTAAGACCGCTATTTCCATGCACACTTGTATCAACGCCAGGGATTTCTTCTATCATCTCACCGATATCTTTTACAGGGCGTTTTTGTAAATCTTCACCTTTTATAACGCTAATACTTGCTGGTGCGTCGATCAACTGCTGGGCATAACCAGAGGCTGAGACAACCTCTATCTCATCGAGCTTTATAGTCTCATTTGCAAAACCAAATGAACAAACTAAAGCTAAGCTAAGAGTGGTTTTTCTACTCATTGCATTTTCCTTATTAATAAATTTTAAACATTAGGTATTTTATCTTTAATAAACTTACAATAAGATAAATTTGATAGTAATTATCATTAATTAAAAATAAATTTTATTAATTTAGAAAACATACATTTGTAAATATTATAAAACAAACTTTTAGTTAGTAAATTCATACGAGACAGTTTATTTTTTAGTTATAAATTTATTCAACAATTAAATTTGGGTAATATTTTTAAAAGCGACCCTAAAAATTTAAGATCGCCTCTTTATGAAATCAATATAAAATTTATCTTTTTATCCAAACAAAGGAAGCTTTAAGAAAAGCGTGATAGTTAAAGCATTTGCGATATCTACAAAAAATCCACCCATTATCGGAACGATAATAAATGCGATATTTGATGGTCCAAAGTGATAAGTTACTGCTTGAAGGTTTGCTACAGCTGTTGGAGTTGCACCCATTCCAAAACCACAATGCCCAGCTACTAAGCACGCTGCATCATAGTCTTTGCCACAAATACTAAATGTCACATATCTAACCCAAAGGATTATCACAACAGTTTGAATAGCTAAAAGCACTACCAAAGGCACGGCTAACTTGGTAAGTTCTACTAAATTTAGAGTCATTATCGCCATTGCTAAAAACATCGATAAGCTTACATTTCCTATTACCCCAACTTCTCTATCAAAAACTTGATGGATATTAAAATAAGACAAAGAATTTCTAACTAAAATACCGGTAAAAAGACACCACACAAATGTTGGCATTGTTATAGCGCTACCTTTTGTAAGGGCTGCTATAGTTGTTCCTACAAACATAGAAAACGCAAAAAGCCCCATACTTGTAAGAAATGACTCAGTTGTTATTAGGCGTTGTTTTTCAGGTTCAGCAAAAGCATAATCACTTGTGCTATTTTCACTTGCAAGCTCAGTTGGTTTTAAATTATACTTTGTGATAAGTCTTCCAGCAATCGGACCGCCTAAAAGTCCACCCGCTATAAGTCCATAAGTAGCACTCGCCATAGCAACTTCTATAGCTATACTGAAGTTATATGGATCTGCACTAAAGACATTACCCCACGCTGCACCTGTGCCATGACCTCCACTTAGAGTGATAGAACCAGCTAAAAGTCCAAGTAGTGGGTTTTCGCCCATAGCACTCATAACACCAATTCCGACGATGTTTTGTACAAAAAGAAAAAGACAAACAGAAATTCCAAAAAGTACTAGAAGTTTGCCACCTTTTTTAAGGCTTGCAAAGTCCGCACTAAGACCCACAGAAGTAAAAAACATAAGCATAAATGGATCTTTTATACTCTCTTCAAAAGTTATTTTCACACCAAATACAACTTGAGATATAAAAAACACAAAAGCAAAAATAAGTCCACCAGTTACTGGTATTGGAATATCATATTTTCTTAAAAATTTCCAGTTTTTAGTAATAAGCCCACCAACTAAAAGCACTAGGCAAATAGCCAGTAAAGTAGCATAAAAATCAAGCCTAATAGTTACCATTTCAGCCGTTTTGGTAATAGTAGCAAAAGCGAAATTTGTTATATTTTCATTCATTTGTGTCCTTTTTTAGATTTTTAAATCTGTATTTTAGTATAAATTTGCTTTGATTTTCTTTTGTATATCTTAAATTACTCAAATTTTGAGAAAAATAGTTACAAATTTTATCAAGCATATATCTTAAAATATAAAATTAAGTAATAAAAACTACCCTAAATTTATAGGGTAGTTATATATCTAAACTAGCTTTTCTCAAAATAACTATTTTTTCTTTTTACTTCAAGCAGTGCCGAGCTTATTTTATCAAAATTATCTTTTTGTATACCCACATAAACATAATAAATATCAATAAGATTCCATATAAAAAGTGTAAGCCATCCTAGCAAAAGTTTTGCTATGCCATAACCAATATCTCCTTTATAAAATCTATCAACTGAAAAAACTCCAAGGAAAAATCCTAAAGCAAGTCCGATTATAGGACTTTTAAGCTCTAAAATATAGAGTGGCTCAAGGGCTTTTTTATTTACAATATTTATATTTTCAAGCTCCTTTGAAAGATAAGCAAACTGTGCATCGTTAAGTTTATCATTCCACATCATTAATATAGCTGTTTTTTCATTACTCGACATTTTTATCTCCTTTAGTGTTTTTTACCTCATTTATAACATAAAATATCTTATCTAAATTCTCTTTTCTTACCTTTGGTCCAGTTGTAAAAAGATCAGCTATCCACCAAATAAGCACCCCAATGGTCAAAATACCATACAAAATAGACATCTCATCACTATCAAAAACATCAACAACCACGCTTATTAAATATAGCCCTAGTTTTAATGCCCCCATTAAAGTCTCGCCTATCATAAAACGATTTACTCCAAAATGTCCAAGCAAAAAGCTTCCCACCCAAAATATTACTGCTGGACTTTTAAGTTTTAAAAATGGAATTCTTTCAAAAACTCTATCTCTTTGCTCATCACTAAGCGTATCAAGCTTATCTATAAGCTTTTGTTTTAAAATCTCATCTTTTGGCAATTTCTTTTCTAAAGCTAAAAAAATACTTGCTGAATTCATTTCATATCCTTTTTAAGTAAATTAATTATTTTATTATAATTGTGATTTCTCGTGTAATTTCCCATAGTAAACATATCAACCAAACACCAAACAGAGTTAAGACTAAAAAATAGCAAAAACCCCATAAAGTAAACACTAAAAAATTGATAACTTTCGCTATAAACAGCACTGAAAGATAAGATAAAAAACAAAATAGTTAAAAATGTAAAAACAACTCTTAATATCCCATAGCCATTTTTACCAAGCATAAAGTAATTTAGTCCTATAAAGCCAAGAGCAAAATTTCCACCCCAAATAACAATCAAAGGCTCTTTTAAATCAAGTTCTAAAACTCTCCTTATAAAGTTACTCTGCTGACTTTTATCAAGAAGATAAAATCTCTCATCTATGAGTTTTAGTTTGGCTCTATCTTTTGGTAGAAAAGCACTTAGGCTTTTAGTTATATGGCACATTTGTATCCTAAATGATTTTTAATAATCGTATCTAAATTTAAATTACAATTTTCTTAATATTTAACTAAATTCTAATCAAAATTAATC
The sequence above is a segment of the Campylobacter corcagiensis genome. Coding sequences within it:
- a CDS encoding cysteine ABC transporter substrate-binding protein, with protein sequence MKKILTIFTALALSFITLNASSLDEIQKRGIVKIGVFGDKLPFGYIDSDGKNAGYDIELAKRIAKELFGDESKVEYLLVDPATRVEFLNANKVDIILANFTKTKERERVVDFASPYMKVSIGVVSKESNPIKSVDDLKGKTLLINKGTTSDLYFTKNKPDAKILKFDQIAETLAAMLDGRGDALAHDNVFLFAWAKNNPGHVVAIEALGNEDVIAPAVKKGNKELLNWLNELIAKLESEKFFAAAYDKTIRPVYGDDINPASVLIEK
- a CDS encoding TonB-dependent receptor domain-containing protein, with amino-acid sequence MSRKTTLSLALVCSFGFANETIKLDEIEVVSASGYAQQLIDAPASISVIKGEDLQKRPVKDIGEMIEEIPGVDTSVHGNSGLRSFNIRGFGPKYTLILIDGKRQNAVDGMYSNGMDATASAFMPPVGMIERVEVIKGPASTLYGSEAVGGVVNIITKKHPNKPTGSIQVEGGLQQHSEYGNSWGTSAFASTPVIDDVLSFGLRFGYYTKEQNDVKWPGVPSSAREIEKAYGGPGEYKNLNFGLRLDYSLNENNHFYLDYDHTTNEIITKKAGGSVAMKPVNGVAQGARPFYYKTQKDTFVLNHDGTYNWGSTNSYLQYNHMYGSGSFKGFDSKMYTAESKAVLPFSVGSWGDFITTFGLRFDKEELYDRKVSNVVSFEGTKSQKNLAVYAENEWLITNDLIFTTGLRYLYNDIFGSEIVPRVYLVYHANDYLTLKGGVAKGYKTPSPKDLNKGLAALSGDSATFGNPDLKPESSINYELGMNINIPDIMNISLTGFITDFKDEIKSVHNVPNGTNAGHGICDGNSFVCRSMQNLNKTQTKGIEIGINTAKFNGFSFDASYTYIDKKNKTSGKNYGDVIGDVPRQVAMAKINYEIGYFSAFFKARARLDHINTGRGKKNVPKYKDFYAFDLGMQYKINENQTINFVVNNIFDKEYIEPVHTGNRRNGYGEIVPTYTNEYSDFTDRRNFWLSYRYDF
- the gltS gene encoding sodium/glutamate symporter → MVTIRLDFYATLLAICLVLLVGGLITKNWKFLRKYDIPIPVTGGLIFAFVFFISQVVFGVKITFEESIKDPFMLMFFTSVGLSADFASLKKGGKLLVLFGISVCLFLFVQNIVGIGVMSAMGENPLLGLLAGSITLSGGHGTGAAWGNVFSADPYNFSIAIEVAMASATYGLIAGGLLGGPIAGRLITKYNLKPTELASENSTSDYAFAEPEKQRLITTESFLTSMGLFAFSMFVGTTIAALTKGSAITMPTFVWCLFTGILVRNSLSYFNIHQVFDREVGVIGNVSLSMFLAMAIMTLNLVELTKLAVPLVVLLAIQTVVIILWVRYVTFSICGKDYDAACLVAGHCGFGMGATPTAVANLQAVTYHFGPSNIAFIIVPIMGGFFVDIANALTITLFLKLPLFG
- a CDS encoding TM2 domain-containing protein; translation: MSSNEKTAILMMWNDKLNDAQFAYLSKELENINIVNKKALEPLYILELKSPIIGLALGFFLGVFSVDRFYKGDIGYGIAKLLLGWLTLFIWNLIDIYYVYVGIQKDNFDKISSALLEVKRKNSYFEKS
- a CDS encoding TM2 domain-containing protein; translated protein: MNSASIFLALEKKLPKDEILKQKLIDKLDTLSDEQRDRVFERIPFLKLKSPAVIFWVGSFLLGHFGVNRFMIGETLMGALKLGLYLISVVVDVFDSDEMSILYGILTIGVLIWWIADLFTTGPKVRKENLDKIFYVINEVKNTKGDKNVE